In Candidatus Defluviilinea proxima, a single genomic region encodes these proteins:
- a CDS encoding IS5 family transposase gives MMTKSNQEYPTNLNDTEWKQIAPYLPRAKRKGRPREIPWRAIMNGIFYIVKNGCVWRDLPHEFPAWQTVYYYFRQFGKNRMWEKLNTIIRERVRIQAGRSPQASAMILDSQSIKSAEGGEKIGFDGGKLIKGRKRNVITDTMGLVVLAKVTAADVQDVYAGEETLVKLKKRKSLRARLQKIFADGGYRGHLVDWVKNELQAEITFILKVGNQKGFQVLPKRWVIERTNAWITRNRRMARDYERLVQSSESFIYILMIRLGLRRLAKFKIY, from the coding sequence ATGATGACCAAATCAAACCAAGAATACCCGACTAACCTGAATGATACCGAATGGAAGCAAATTGCGCCATACTTGCCCAGAGCAAAGCGCAAAGGCAGACCACGAGAAATACCTTGGCGAGCGATTATGAATGGCATCTTTTACATTGTCAAAAATGGTTGTGTTTGGCGAGATTTACCACATGAGTTTCCTGCTTGGCAAACAGTCTATTATTATTTTAGACAGTTTGGGAAGAACCGCATGTGGGAAAAGCTTAATACGATCATTCGAGAGCGCGTTCGAATTCAAGCAGGGCGTAGTCCACAAGCGAGTGCAATGATTCTGGATAGTCAAAGCATAAAAAGTGCAGAAGGTGGTGAAAAAATTGGTTTTGATGGTGGCAAACTGATAAAAGGACGAAAAAGAAATGTGATTACAGATACGATGGGGCTCGTAGTTCTGGCCAAAGTCACTGCCGCTGATGTACAAGATGTTTATGCTGGCGAAGAAACTCTGGTGAAATTGAAAAAGAGGAAGTCTCTCAGAGCGCGTTTGCAAAAAATCTTTGCTGATGGTGGTTATCGTGGGCACCTCGTTGATTGGGTCAAAAATGAACTTCAAGCTGAGATCACCTTCATCTTGAAGGTAGGCAACCAAAAAGGATTTCAAGTTCTACCCAAACGCTGGGTCATTGAACGAACTAATGCTTGGATCACGCGCAATCGTCGTATGGCTAGAGACTATGAGCGCTTGGTGCAATCCAGTGAGTCTTTTATTTATATCTTGATGATCCGACTTGGGCTACGACGTCTTGCTAAATTTAAGATTTATTAA
- a CDS encoding glycine cleavage system protein H, translating to MNTPANLKYTKSDEWFDPATGKVGITDYAQSQLSDIVFVEILVDEGDTIEAGKAIASVESVKASAEIYAPAGGKVVAVNKGLADKPEAINTDAFGEAWMIQFEGGSAGDVMDAAAYEKYCKERSH from the coding sequence ATGAACACCCCTGCCAACTTGAAATACACCAAATCCGATGAATGGTTCGACCCTGCCACTGGTAAAGTAGGTATTACCGATTACGCCCAGTCACAACTTTCCGATATTGTTTTCGTGGAAATCCTCGTGGACGAGGGTGACACCATCGAAGCGGGCAAGGCAATTGCTTCGGTAGAGTCAGTTAAAGCTTCGGCTGAGATCTATGCTCCCGCAGGCGGAAAAGTGGTTGCTGTGAACAAAGGACTTGCAGACAAACCTGAAGCCATCAACACAGATGCCTTCGGCGAAGCATGGATGATCCAATTCGAGGGCGGTTCCGCTGGCGATGTGATGGATGCCGCGGCGTATGAGAAGTATTGCAAAGAAAGAAGTCATTAG
- the mmuM gene encoding homocysteine S-methyltransferase — translation MNPIASILNFQPALVIDGALATELEHRGYNLKDDLWSAKILLEQPEAIKQLHYDYFKAGADCVITASYQATIEGFMKRGLNKAEAIDLIQKSVRLALEARDEFWSDESNRAGRVKPFVAASVGPYGAFLADGSEYRGNYGLTEEQLIEFHRPRMKALIEAGAEVLACETIPSPIEARALVKLLGEFQGVHAWISFSCRDEAHVCEGETLEACIRQVESSPQVAAVGVNCTSPRFITALIQEAKKATAKPILVYPNSGESYSAEKKDWNNDPLFESFGEHARDWYHAGAHMIGGCCRTSPQDIQVIASWARSIQ, via the coding sequence ATGAACCCCATCGCCTCTATTCTCAACTTTCAACCTGCCCTCGTTATCGACGGCGCTCTCGCCACTGAATTAGAACATCGTGGCTATAACCTCAAAGATGATCTGTGGTCGGCAAAGATCTTGCTCGAACAACCCGAAGCCATCAAACAACTTCACTACGATTATTTCAAGGCAGGCGCAGACTGCGTCATCACGGCCAGCTACCAAGCCACCATTGAAGGCTTTATGAAACGCGGCTTGAACAAAGCCGAAGCAATTGACTTGATCCAAAAATCCGTGCGGCTGGCACTTGAAGCACGCGATGAGTTTTGGAGTGACGAATCAAATCGTGCAGGGAGGGTAAAGCCTTTTGTCGCCGCATCGGTCGGGCCGTATGGTGCGTTCCTGGCAGATGGTTCCGAGTATCGTGGAAATTACGGATTGACCGAAGAACAGTTGATCGAGTTTCATCGTCCGCGCATGAAAGCATTGATCGAAGCAGGCGCTGAGGTATTGGCGTGCGAGACCATCCCATCCCCCATCGAGGCGCGGGCGTTGGTCAAATTATTGGGCGAGTTTCAAGGCGTCCACGCGTGGATCAGCTTCAGTTGCCGAGATGAGGCGCATGTGTGTGAGGGAGAAACGCTCGAAGCATGTATCAGGCAAGTTGAGTCAAGTCCGCAAGTGGCGGCTGTAGGAGTCAACTGCACATCACCAAGGTTTATCACAGCGCTGATTCAAGAAGCGAAGAAAGCAACGGCCAAACCGATCCTTGTGTATCCCAACTCTGGCGAATCATACAGCGCTGAAAAAAAAGATTGGAACAACGATCCTCTGTTTGAATCGTTCGGCGAACACGCGCGCGATTGGTATCACGCAGGTGCACACATGATCGGTGGTTGTTGCCGCACATCGCCGCAAGATATTCAAGTCATCGCAAGTTGGGCAAGGAGTATTCAATGA
- a CDS encoding alpha/beta hydrolase, whose amino-acid sequence MKETHGNNKVKSILAFAGKTTTLLVLSTILIAFIAVNNALHPPRIIPPGNTLRKLHIPYQSLDLITEDDIRLSAWYTPPQNGVVILLAHGYGDNRPEWVHAVLVDKGYGVLSWDARAHGESGGTISTFGYLEVLDVKAALKYALAQPDVQHIGAWGGSMGGATIIRAAAIFPEIEALWIDSSFASLDEEFDYLVPYPIINPMAKTIAQLETGINLSEIDPLKDIAKISPRPVYIVHPLGDTVAPPTAGRELYEAAHDPRFLWEEKNVPHLMMHDTYPRKYERRLTDFFNEQLLGK is encoded by the coding sequence ATGAAGGAAACTCACGGGAATAACAAAGTAAAATCCATTTTGGCATTTGCGGGGAAAACAACCACTCTCCTGGTTCTCTCAACCATCCTGATCGCTTTCATTGCGGTCAACAACGCTCTGCATCCACCGCGCATTATTCCACCGGGCAACACACTCCGTAAATTACATATCCCCTATCAATCACTCGACCTTATCACCGAAGACGACATCCGTCTCTCGGCATGGTATACGCCTCCACAAAACGGAGTTGTGATCCTGCTCGCACATGGATACGGCGATAACCGCCCCGAGTGGGTCCATGCTGTGCTGGTGGATAAAGGATATGGCGTCCTATCCTGGGACGCGCGTGCACACGGCGAAAGTGGCGGCACGATCTCCACCTTTGGCTATCTCGAAGTGCTCGATGTCAAAGCCGCGCTAAAGTACGCACTTGCGCAACCCGATGTACAACATATCGGCGCATGGGGCGGGTCCATGGGCGGGGCAACGATCATCCGTGCCGCGGCCATCTTCCCTGAGATCGAAGCGCTCTGGATCGATAGTTCCTTTGCCTCGCTCGATGAAGAGTTCGATTATCTCGTGCCGTATCCCATCATCAACCCGATGGCAAAGACCATTGCACAACTTGAGACGGGCATCAACCTCAGCGAGATCGATCCGCTAAAAGACATTGCGAAGATCAGTCCGCGCCCGGTGTATATCGTGCATCCTTTGGGAGATACGGTTGCTCCTCCTACTGCGGGCAGGGAACTTTACGAAGCCGCACACGATCCGCGCTTTTTGTGGGAGGAAAAGAATGTGCCCCACCTGATGATGCACGATACGTATCCGCGCAAATATGAAAGACGGCTAACGGACTTCTTCAATGAACAGTTATTAGGGAAATAA
- a CDS encoding pyridoxamine 5'-phosphate oxidase family protein: MTSPKVLRPKLPKGYADNPASFVEWSWVTAQLTDSENYWLSSVRADGRPHVVPRWGAFIDNKLYYDGSPETQHSRNILKNPHVTLHLESGYKAVIMEGVSKPAEKPSPEFAKILAAAIGKKYASQGYSPESTQWDEGGLYVFTPRQCLAWTLFYENPTKFVFEE, encoded by the coding sequence ATGACATCACCAAAAGTTTTGCGCCCCAAGTTGCCCAAAGGATATGCGGACAACCCCGCATCTTTCGTGGAGTGGAGCTGGGTCACCGCGCAATTAACCGATTCTGAAAACTATTGGCTTTCTTCCGTACGCGCTGACGGCAGGCCACATGTGGTTCCACGCTGGGGCGCATTCATCGATAACAAGTTGTACTACGATGGAAGCCCCGAAACACAACATTCACGCAACATCCTAAAGAACCCGCATGTTACGCTTCATCTTGAAAGCGGATACAAAGCCGTCATCATGGAAGGTGTATCGAAACCAGCCGAAAAACCTTCACCGGAATTCGCAAAGATCCTGGCGGCGGCCATCGGTAAAAAATATGCAAGCCAGGGTTATTCACCTGAATCAACACAATGGGACGAAGGCGGGCTATATGTGTTCACTCCACGTCAATGTCTCGCTTGGACACTGTTCTACGAAAACCCGACGAAGTTCGTTTTCGAAGAGTAA
- a CDS encoding LysE family transporter: MWTYIIQGIGYGFAAAVQPGPFQTYIISQTLMRGWKRTLPAMFAPLISDGPIIALCLLVLSQVPVWFQRFLYIAGGLFVLYLAYGAYRSWKNFDMHTPAIETNTSQSVLKAALMNTLSPGPYIFWSLVTGPILLRGWREAPVNGIGFLAGFYITIVSGIAAVILVFGAARELGPKVNRVLVGASAVALFCFGLYQLWQGIFYTLP, translated from the coding sequence ATGTGGACTTACATCATTCAAGGGATAGGTTATGGATTCGCCGCGGCCGTGCAACCCGGTCCATTTCAAACTTACATCATCTCTCAAACCCTGATGCGCGGCTGGAAGCGGACATTGCCCGCCATGTTTGCCCCGCTCATCAGTGACGGCCCGATCATCGCATTGTGCTTGCTCGTGTTGAGTCAGGTCCCTGTTTGGTTTCAGCGTTTTCTCTATATTGCCGGGGGATTGTTCGTTCTATATCTTGCCTATGGTGCATATCGTTCATGGAAGAATTTTGACATGCACACCCCTGCGATTGAAACAAACACAAGTCAAAGTGTGTTGAAGGCCGCGTTGATGAATACGCTCAGCCCAGGCCCTTATATTTTCTGGAGTTTGGTAACGGGGCCGATCCTATTGCGAGGCTGGCGCGAAGCACCAGTGAATGGGATCGGGTTTCTTGCAGGCTTTTATATCACCATCGTTTCAGGCATCGCGGCTGTTATTCTGGTCTTTGGCGCGGCAAGAGAACTCGGTCCGAAAGTGAACCGTGTATTGGTCGGCGCTTCAGCGGTCGCATTATTCTGTTTTGGGTTATATCAATTGTGGCAGGGAATTTTCTATACCTTACCCTGA
- a CDS encoding HAMP domain-containing protein has translation MRRASLRIQNYWQKMSLQAKISGLMSLLVLATVLALTFLSIQRERANFQKELLEQANLLLDTTSLTLRDSLYNLQLDELSDVAKVVGSNPDVTVFIVYDQKGKVLVDSSQANLGFSQTPDPLGEKLLKLKANDEYSEWQDGQLLAGRSVILGNRPIGAVVTGLSTEPLNQKIRTITFQGILLGLITLSIGGALTFLLTRQIINPLSAVANAAVKMSEGNFSMRVAETSKDEIGRLARAFNEMATGLQEREWLKDLFGRFVSQEVADAIRNGQVVLEGENRLVSVLFCDIREFTDFSERHTPQEVVKLLNEFLPLVVQAAQKHNGMVNKFGGDSTLIIYGAPHEVKDNAFKAVSTALEIRTAVRQLNVSLAERGETLRVGVGINTGFALAGAVGPMERQEYTVVGNTVNLAARIDGLNKQFPEHDILISPWTYDALGDHREKFKLISLGSVQIRGRNEPVEIWAVQGKV, from the coding sequence ATGAGACGCGCCTCGTTACGTATTCAAAACTACTGGCAAAAAATGTCATTGCAAGCCAAAATATCTGGCTTGATGAGTTTACTTGTTCTGGCAACGGTCCTTGCTCTGACGTTTCTTTCCATCCAACGGGAGCGCGCGAACTTTCAGAAAGAATTGCTGGAGCAGGCAAACCTGCTTTTGGATACCACTTCACTTACATTGCGCGATTCGCTCTATAATCTGCAACTGGATGAGTTGAGCGATGTGGCAAAAGTGGTGGGCAGTAACCCGGATGTAACGGTTTTCATCGTATATGATCAAAAGGGGAAAGTACTGGTTGATTCCTCGCAAGCAAACTTGGGGTTTTCACAAACACCGGATCCGCTTGGAGAGAAGTTATTAAAGCTCAAGGCAAACGATGAATACTCTGAATGGCAGGATGGACAATTACTTGCCGGACGGTCTGTTATTCTTGGAAATCGTCCGATTGGTGCTGTAGTTACCGGTCTTTCCACTGAACCGTTGAATCAAAAAATACGAACGATTACCTTTCAAGGTATTCTTTTGGGTTTGATCACTCTGTCCATCGGAGGAGCGCTTACATTTCTTTTGACAAGGCAGATCATCAACCCGTTGAGCGCCGTAGCCAATGCCGCTGTGAAAATGTCTGAAGGCAATTTTTCCATGCGGGTGGCTGAGACATCGAAAGATGAGATCGGTCGTCTGGCAAGAGCATTTAATGAGATGGCCACTGGTTTGCAGGAACGTGAATGGTTGAAGGACCTGTTTGGTCGCTTTGTCAGTCAGGAAGTGGCTGATGCGATCCGCAATGGGCAGGTCGTTCTGGAAGGGGAGAATCGCCTCGTCTCCGTCCTGTTTTGCGATATTCGTGAGTTTACTGATTTTTCAGAACGTCATACGCCGCAGGAAGTGGTCAAGCTCTTGAATGAGTTTCTCCCTTTGGTGGTGCAGGCGGCTCAAAAACATAATGGCATGGTCAATAAATTTGGTGGGGATAGCACGTTGATCATTTATGGTGCGCCGCATGAAGTGAAGGATAATGCCTTCAAAGCTGTATCCACTGCTCTTGAGATCCGCACGGCAGTTCGCCAGTTGAATGTCAGCCTTGCTGAACGAGGCGAAACTTTACGTGTGGGTGTAGGGATCAACACCGGCTTTGCGCTTGCCGGTGCGGTTGGACCGATGGAGCGACAGGAATATACGGTTGTCGGTAATACGGTCAACCTGGCCGCGCGCATTGACGGGCTGAACAAACAATTCCCCGAACACGATATCCTCATCAGCCCGTGGACGTATGATGCACTTGGCGATCACCGTGAGAAGTTCAAACTTATTTCATTGGGGTCTGTGCAAATTCGCGGACGGAATGAGCCGGTAGAGATCTGGGCAGTTCAGGGTAAGGTATAG
- a CDS encoding phosphate/phosphite/phosphonate ABC transporter substrate-binding protein: MKVKSAIIVLFVFSFVLASCGGQVANAPTEIPTAESIETHAIVLGDISDDPTEVIEGTQPLADYLASQLGDYGITEGQVRIASSTDEMAKLLANGEVDLYFDSTYPATLISDKAGAKIILRRWRFGVEEYQGVIFASVASGITSIDQLPGHMVSMDAPYSTSGFLLPAVHLMENDLTLTGKKSYGDPVADNEIGFVFSYDDTNTLQWVLSGLTDAGVTDDYNFDVAFPEDAKAQLVELARTEYTPRQVVVMRSGLDDTLVQAIVKVLTTMHETEAGKSALKPFQTSKFDEFPQGIDVATARMREMMQLVQEIKLP, from the coding sequence ATGAAAGTTAAATCAGCGATCATTGTTCTCTTTGTGTTCTCTTTTGTGTTGGCATCTTGCGGTGGGCAAGTTGCCAACGCCCCCACTGAAATTCCTACAGCGGAATCAATTGAAACCCATGCCATTGTGCTGGGAGATATATCCGATGACCCGACGGAAGTGATCGAGGGGACCCAACCGTTGGCCGATTATCTTGCCAGCCAGTTGGGCGATTACGGTATCACTGAAGGTCAGGTTCGTATCGCCTCCTCCACCGATGAGATGGCGAAACTGCTGGCAAATGGGGAAGTGGATCTGTATTTCGATAGCACCTATCCTGCCACGTTGATCAGTGACAAGGCCGGAGCGAAGATCATCCTGCGCCGCTGGCGTTTTGGCGTGGAAGAATATCAGGGTGTGATCTTTGCCAGTGTTGCAAGTGGCATTACCTCCATCGATCAGTTGCCCGGCCATATGGTTTCCATGGACGCGCCATATTCCACGTCTGGTTTTCTTTTACCGGCTGTTCATTTGATGGAAAATGACCTGACCTTAACTGGAAAAAAGAGTTATGGTGACCCTGTTGCAGACAATGAGATCGGTTTTGTGTTCAGCTATGATGATACAAATACTCTCCAGTGGGTTTTGAGCGGATTGACCGATGCCGGGGTGACAGATGACTACAATTTTGATGTCGCTTTTCCTGAAGATGCCAAGGCACAACTGGTAGAATTGGCCCGTACCGAATATACGCCACGTCAAGTAGTAGTGATGCGTTCAGGCCTTGACGATACGTTGGTGCAGGCTATTGTGAAGGTGCTTACTACCATGCATGAGACGGAAGCAGGCAAGTCTGCGCTGAAGCCGTTCCAAACATCCAAGTTCGATGAATTTCCACAAGGTATTGATGTGGCTACAGCGCGTATGCGTGAAATGATGCAACTTGTACAGGAAATAAAACTTCCTTGA
- the gcvPB gene encoding aminomethyl-transferring glycine dehydrogenase subunit GcvPB has translation MANASTTSSPSAKIVEPTIFDLSSPGRTGVTMPASDVPETALPPEALLRPDLPLPELAEVDVVRHYMHLSSFNYSVDSGFYPLGSCTMKYNPKINEDTCRLPGFLFTHPLQPIETVQGNLALMFQLQEWLKEISGFAGVTLQPAAGAHGEFTGVLIMRAYHKSRGDDKRKKMLIPDAAHGTNPASVGMMGMTVVTIPSDERGNVDLKALEAACDDTVVGMMLTNPNTLGLFDEHIEKVIELVHGCGGLMYGDGANLNALLGIVRPGDLGFDVMHFNLHKTFAVPHGGGGPGSGPVGVAAHLADFLPEPLVGIVEEGEDDTPPLYGFIKPAKTIGRMKAFHGHFGGGFVRSFTYIAMHGPDGLKDISQYAVLNANYLQARLRGTYKVPYDRICMHEFVAEGRFEGSDVRALDIAKRLMDYNFHPPTNYFPLIVHEALMIEPTETENKDTLDAFADALIKIAEEAKSQPELLHNAPSTTRFGRMDEVKAARELVLCCWLPENYDVNA, from the coding sequence ATGGCTAACGCTTCGACTACGTCTTCGCCTAGCGCAAAGATAGTGGAACCGACCATCTTCGACTTATCCTCACCGGGACGCACCGGCGTGACGATGCCCGCTTCAGACGTCCCCGAAACTGCTCTGCCTCCCGAAGCGTTACTACGCCCAGACCTGCCTCTGCCCGAGCTCGCCGAAGTGGACGTGGTGCGACACTATATGCATCTCTCCTCCTTCAACTACAGCGTGGACAGCGGCTTCTATCCGTTGGGTTCCTGCACGATGAAGTACAACCCGAAGATCAACGAAGATACGTGCCGCTTGCCAGGCTTCTTGTTTACGCATCCACTACAACCCATTGAAACTGTACAAGGCAACCTTGCGTTGATGTTTCAATTGCAGGAATGGTTGAAAGAGATCAGCGGCTTCGCTGGTGTGACGTTACAACCCGCCGCAGGCGCACACGGAGAATTCACAGGCGTGCTCATCATGCGCGCGTATCACAAGTCACGCGGCGATGACAAACGCAAGAAGATGCTCATCCCCGATGCCGCACATGGGACCAATCCCGCCTCGGTCGGTATGATGGGCATGACCGTCGTCACCATCCCCTCTGACGAACGCGGCAACGTGGACCTGAAAGCGCTCGAAGCCGCCTGTGATGATACTGTTGTCGGCATGATGCTCACCAACCCGAACACACTCGGTCTGTTCGATGAACACATCGAGAAGGTTATTGAGTTAGTTCACGGATGCGGCGGTTTGATGTACGGCGACGGCGCGAACTTGAATGCCTTGCTTGGCATCGTCCGCCCGGGTGACTTGGGCTTCGACGTGATGCACTTCAACCTGCACAAGACGTTTGCTGTCCCGCATGGTGGCGGCGGACCAGGCTCAGGTCCCGTTGGAGTCGCCGCACATCTGGCAGACTTCCTGCCTGAACCGTTAGTTGGCATCGTCGAAGAAGGCGAGGACGATACACCTCCGCTCTATGGTTTCATCAAACCCGCCAAAACGATCGGACGCATGAAAGCCTTCCACGGACATTTCGGTGGTGGCTTCGTGCGCTCCTTCACCTACATCGCCATGCATGGACCCGATGGTCTCAAGGATATTTCACAGTACGCGGTGTTGAACGCGAACTATTTGCAGGCGCGCCTGCGCGGAACGTACAAGGTTCCGTATGACCGCATCTGCATGCACGAGTTCGTCGCGGAAGGACGCTTCGAAGGCAGTGATGTGCGCGCATTGGACATCGCCAAGCGCTTAATGGACTACAACTTCCACCCACCCACAAACTACTTCCCGCTCATCGTCCACGAAGCGCTGATGATCGAGCCGACTGAGACGGAGAACAAAGACACGCTCGATGCCTTCGCCGATGCGCTCATCAAGATCGCGGAGGAAGCCAAGTCTCAGCCTGAGTTGCTCCACAACGCCCCAAGCACAACACGCTTCGGCAGAATGGACGAGGTCAAGGCAGCAAGGGAGTTGGTTCTTTGTTGTTGGTTGCCTGAAAATTACGATGTGAACGCGTAA
- the gcvPA gene encoding aminomethyl-transferring glycine dehydrogenase subunit GcvPA has protein sequence MTYIPISPKERDAMLETVGVKSLDDLFDAIPVKHRFPKLNLPAALTEMEAMDELSGLANANENVRSDLVSFLGAGMYNHYIPSVVDHMLRRGEFYTAYTPYQPEISQGTLQAIFEYQSLMSALTGMDVSNASHYDGATATAEAVNLAFAQYRGKRRKVLMSPSLHPQYREVVRTYTQGMELESAGDAESDLELSPEAFASQVDDNTCLVIVQYPDFFGRVYDYTKLIEDVHAKGALVCVVANPTALAMFKTPGSMGADIVVGDGQPLGIPMWYGGPSVGFFTTRKNMVHKMAGRLVGETIDSRGQRAYVLTLTAREQHIKRERATSNICTNQGLIALGTAVYLSVLGKKGLRQVAELCYQKAHYAARELNKVKGYKVSDGTFFHEFVLECPAPASEINAHLLEHGIIGGYDLGQDFPSLANQMLIAVTEMNTKQEIDTLIEVLSEVDHG, from the coding sequence ATGACCTACATCCCAATTTCCCCAAAGGAACGGGATGCGATGCTGGAGACGGTCGGCGTTAAGTCACTCGATGACTTGTTCGACGCCATCCCCGTCAAACATCGTTTCCCCAAATTAAATCTTCCCGCCGCGCTGACCGAAATGGAAGCGATGGATGAACTCTCAGGCCTTGCCAATGCAAACGAAAACGTGCGCAGTGACCTGGTGTCCTTCCTCGGTGCGGGTATGTACAATCACTACATCCCCTCTGTTGTGGACCACATGCTACGGCGCGGTGAGTTTTATACAGCATACACTCCCTATCAGCCAGAGATCTCACAAGGCACATTGCAAGCCATCTTTGAATATCAATCCTTGATGTCTGCACTGACTGGTATGGATGTATCCAATGCGTCGCATTACGATGGCGCGACGGCAACAGCCGAAGCAGTAAATCTGGCGTTTGCACAGTATCGCGGCAAACGCAGAAAAGTGTTGATGTCGCCGAGTTTGCATCCGCAATATCGCGAAGTTGTCCGAACGTACACACAAGGCATGGAATTGGAATCCGCTGGTGACGCTGAATCAGACCTCGAGTTAAGTCCTGAAGCGTTTGCCAGTCAGGTGGATGACAATACGTGTTTGGTCATTGTCCAATATCCAGATTTCTTCGGGCGAGTCTATGATTACACAAAGCTCATCGAAGATGTCCATGCGAAGGGCGCGCTTGTGTGTGTAGTGGCGAATCCAACAGCACTCGCGATGTTCAAAACGCCTGGCTCGATGGGCGCGGACATTGTCGTGGGCGATGGACAACCGCTCGGCATCCCAATGTGGTACGGCGGACCCAGCGTTGGTTTTTTCACAACGCGAAAAAATATGGTGCACAAAATGGCAGGGCGCCTCGTCGGTGAGACGATTGACTCGCGCGGGCAACGCGCGTATGTGCTCACGCTCACCGCGCGCGAGCAACACATCAAACGCGAACGTGCCACATCGAACATCTGCACCAATCAAGGGTTGATCGCACTCGGCACAGCGGTCTATCTTTCGGTGCTCGGCAAAAAAGGATTGCGGCAGGTCGCTGAACTTTGTTATCAAAAGGCGCACTACGCCGCGCGCGAATTGAACAAGGTCAAAGGTTATAAAGTTTCAGATGGAACTTTCTTCCACGAGTTTGTTTTGGAGTGTCCTGCGCCCGCATCGGAGATCAACGCGCATCTGCTCGAGCACGGCATCATCGGCGGTTACGATCTCGGTCAGGATTTCCCATCGCTTGCGAATCAAATGTTGATCGCTGTCACTGAGATGAACACGAAGCAAGAAATTGACACGCTCATCGAAGTGTTATCGGAGGTGGATCATGGCTAA